From Brochothrix thermosphacta DSM 20171 = FSL F6-1036, a single genomic window includes:
- a CDS encoding DUF871 domain-containing protein, producing MRRLGFSVYPQHSETSEITAYIELAHKYGFTRIFTCLISLDSESERQKMKDVNKFAADLGIEVIADVAPEVFEDLGIDYTGISKLKEEYHLAGIRLDMGFSGHEEAIMSLDPCDLKIELNVSIGTKYLETILSYQANRENIIGCHNFYPRPYTALSRKHFTETSKMFKDHGIKTAAMISSQHAAYGPWDAAGKGLPTLEEHRGQSIIVQAKDLWQTGLIDDLIIGNMYASEAELKALGELNRYKLEFDVVPAAENNTTENIIMFEEPHHNRGDVSAYVVRSTQSRVKYKNESFEPHNTTEIKAGDVTIDNNGDSRYKGEMNVALQTMENTGTTNIVGHIVPEELYLLERLQPWESFGLREKK from the coding sequence ATGAGACGATTAGGATTTTCTGTTTACCCACAACACAGTGAAACAAGTGAAATTACTGCTTATATTGAATTAGCACATAAATATGGTTTTACTCGTATTTTCACCTGTCTAATCTCGTTAGACAGTGAAAGTGAACGTCAAAAAATGAAAGATGTAAATAAATTTGCAGCTGATTTAGGTATTGAAGTGATTGCTGATGTGGCGCCAGAAGTTTTTGAAGACTTAGGGATTGACTACACAGGCATTTCGAAATTAAAAGAAGAGTACCATTTAGCAGGCATTCGTTTAGATATGGGCTTTAGTGGTCATGAAGAAGCAATCATGTCATTGGATCCGTGTGACTTGAAAATCGAATTAAATGTCAGTATCGGTACTAAATACCTTGAAACGATTTTATCGTATCAAGCAAATCGTGAAAACATTATTGGTTGTCATAACTTCTATCCACGCCCGTATACAGCGTTGTCACGTAAACATTTTACAGAAACATCAAAAATGTTTAAAGATCATGGCATTAAAACAGCAGCAATGATTTCTTCACAACACGCAGCTTATGGCCCATGGGATGCAGCTGGAAAAGGTTTACCAACATTGGAAGAACACCGTGGTCAATCAATCATTGTGCAAGCTAAAGATTTATGGCAAACAGGTTTAATCGATGATTTAATCATCGGTAACATGTACGCATCTGAAGCAGAATTAAAAGCATTAGGTGAGTTAAACCGTTATAAACTAGAGTTTGATGTTGTTCCAGCAGCAGAAAACAATACAACCGAAAATATTATAATGTTTGAGGAACCACACCATAACCGTGGCGATGTTTCAGCTTATGTTGTGCGTAGTACGCAATCGCGTGTTAAATATAAAAATGAATCATTTGAACCTCATAACACAACTGAAATCAAAGCAGGTGATGTTACAATTGATAATAATGGTGACTCACGTTATAAAGGCGAAATGAATGTAGCTTTACAAACAATGGAAAATACAGGAACGACAAATATTGTCGGTCATATTGTACCAGAAGAATTGTACTTGCTTGAACGCTTACAACCGTGGGAATCTTTCGGACTACGCGAGAAAAAATAA
- a CDS encoding PTS sugar transporter subunit IIC — protein sequence MFKFLEEKFVPIAAKIGTQRHLIAVRDGFVTLMPLTILGSFAVLINNLPIKAYQNLMDKIWPHDVWTQWGGNMWNATFGFMSILIAFTVAYHLARGYNKDGLSAGVISVATYLTFGTFGEGGLSGMTTGTAGIFISLIIALLSAELFSRLSGSPKLMIKMPDTVPPAVAKSFAALLPAIITIGAFALVRTIISTSFNMPDIITAFYNTIQQPFMGLTNTWVAGLILAFVPVFLWTFGIHGANIIDPFLQTINLPAIAENAAALEAGHAAPYIINKPFLDAFVNMGGSGTTIALIIAIFIVGRRNKQYTTVGGIATGPGLFNINEPLMFGLPIILNPVLFIPFIITPMVSVTIAYWATKLSFVPAATIATPWVTPPVINGFLTTQSWTGAVLSIVIILVATLIYIPFVAMSSRVEVEEHKAESK from the coding sequence ATGTTTAAATTTTTAGAGGAAAAATTCGTACCAATTGCAGCAAAAATAGGTACACAACGTCATCTAATCGCGGTTCGTGACGGATTTGTAACACTAATGCCTTTAACAATTTTAGGATCTTTTGCAGTATTGATTAACAACTTACCGATCAAAGCTTATCAGAACTTAATGGATAAGATTTGGCCGCATGATGTATGGACTCAGTGGGGCGGAAACATGTGGAATGCCACATTTGGTTTCATGTCAATATTGATAGCGTTTACAGTTGCTTATCACTTAGCGAGAGGTTATAACAAAGATGGTTTATCAGCAGGTGTTATCAGTGTAGCGACATACCTTACATTTGGTACATTTGGTGAAGGTGGACTTTCTGGAATGACGACTGGTACAGCCGGAATCTTTATATCACTTATTATTGCACTTTTATCAGCAGAATTATTTTCACGTTTATCAGGTAGTCCAAAATTAATGATTAAAATGCCAGATACAGTACCACCAGCAGTTGCGAAATCATTTGCTGCGTTGTTACCAGCGATTATTACAATCGGTGCATTTGCATTAGTTCGTACAATTATCTCGACATCATTTAACATGCCAGACATTATTACAGCATTCTATAATACAATTCAACAACCATTTATGGGCTTAACAAACACTTGGGTAGCTGGTTTAATCCTAGCGTTTGTACCTGTATTCTTATGGACATTCGGTATTCATGGGGCAAACATTATCGACCCATTCTTACAAACAATCAACTTACCAGCTATTGCAGAAAATGCAGCAGCACTTGAAGCAGGTCATGCAGCACCATATATCATTAACAAACCGTTCTTAGATGCCTTTGTTAACATGGGTGGATCAGGAACAACAATTGCTTTGATTATTGCCATCTTTATTGTTGGCCGTCGTAATAAGCAATATACAACTGTTGGGGGAATTGCAACAGGTCCAGGTCTCTTTAATATTAATGAGCCGTTGATGTTTGGTTTACCAATCATCTTAAACCCTGTATTGTTTATTCCGTTTATCATCACTCCGATGGTTTCTGTAACAATTGCTTACTGGGCAACTAAGTTAAGCTTTGTTCCAGCAGCAACAATTGCAACTCCGTGGGTAACACCACCGGTTATCAATGGTTTCCTTACAACACAATCGTGGACAGGGGCGGTACTAAGTATCGTAATCATTTTAGTCGCGACATTAATCTATATACCATTCGTTGCGATGTCTTCACGCGTTGAAGTTGAAGAACATAAAGCTGAGAGCAAATAA
- a CDS encoding PTS lactose/cellobiose transporter subunit IIA: protein MNEELLQAIMGLIMNSGNVKSDCMEAIQLAKAGKIEEARAKIEEANKNLVEAHHSQTGLLTQEAKGEKVEVSLLLIHSQDHLMNAITFKDLAVEVIDLYERIA from the coding sequence ATGAATGAAGAATTATTACAAGCAATCATGGGATTAATCATGAACAGTGGAAATGTTAAGAGTGACTGTATGGAAGCTATTCAATTGGCTAAAGCCGGTAAGATTGAAGAAGCGCGTGCTAAAATCGAAGAGGCAAACAAAAACTTGGTGGAAGCACACCATTCACAAACTGGTTTATTAACACAAGAAGCTAAGGGTGAAAAAGTAGAAGTATCACTTTTACTTATCCATAGTCAAGACCATTTAATGAATGCGATTACTTTTAAAGATTTAGCAGTAGAAGTGATTGATTTATATGAGCGCATCGCTTAA
- a CDS encoding PTS sugar transporter subunit IIB, with product MKTIMLVCSAGMSTSLLVTKMEAAAKEKGLESEIFAVSASEVDQILGSKTIDVLLLGPQVRYLQGQMEGKLAGKDIPVEVINMADYGMMNGANVLNRAVELMEK from the coding sequence ATGAAAACAATTATGTTAGTTTGTTCAGCAGGTATGAGCACAAGTTTATTAGTGACAAAAATGGAAGCGGCTGCAAAAGAAAAAGGATTAGAATCTGAAATCTTTGCAGTATCAGCAAGTGAAGTTGATCAAATTTTAGGTAGCAAAACAATTGATGTTCTATTATTAGGACCACAAGTACGTTACTTACAAGGTCAAATGGAAGGTAAATTGGCAGGTAAAGATATACCTGTAGAAGTAATCAACATGGCAGACTACGGTATGATGAATGGCGCAAACGTTCTGAATCGTGCAGTAGAATTAATGGAGAAATAA